From one Formosa sediminum genomic stretch:
- the hemB gene encoding porphobilinogen synthase → MYPLKRNRRLRANEAIRALVRETIISPNDFLVPLFVVEGKGVKDEIPSMPNYFRLSLDLLEKEVKELWALGLKSVLLFVKVDDTLKDNKGTEAINPNGLMQRAIKTVKNACPDMLVMTDVALDPYSIYGHDGIVENGMIINDESSEVLAQMALSHAVAGADFVAPSDMNDGRTLQIRTILEQENFKNTGIMAYTAKYASAFYGPFRDALDSAPVDLVDVPKDKKTYQMDYGNRLEAIRETLIDIEEGADIVMVKPGLCYLDIVRDIKNEVDVPVAVYQVSGEYAMLKAAAERGWLDHDAVMMEQVTSIKRAGADIIASYFAKDVVKLLS, encoded by the coding sequence ATGTATCCATTAAAAAGAAACAGACGTTTAAGAGCAAACGAAGCTATTCGTGCATTAGTTCGCGAAACTATTATTTCTCCAAACGATTTTCTAGTACCACTTTTTGTGGTTGAAGGTAAAGGTGTAAAAGACGAGATTCCGTCTATGCCAAATTATTTCAGGTTAAGTTTGGATTTACTTGAAAAAGAGGTTAAAGAATTATGGGCTTTGGGCTTAAAGTCGGTCTTACTTTTTGTTAAAGTAGACGACACTTTAAAAGACAACAAAGGGACCGAAGCCATAAACCCAAACGGATTAATGCAACGCGCTATTAAAACGGTTAAAAATGCTTGTCCAGATATGCTAGTAATGACTGATGTCGCTTTAGACCCGTATTCAATTTACGGTCACGATGGCATCGTAGAAAATGGTATGATAATTAATGACGAATCTTCTGAAGTTCTAGCACAAATGGCGCTAAGCCATGCTGTAGCCGGAGCCGATTTTGTTGCACCTAGTGATATGAATGATGGGAGAACCTTACAAATTCGTACTATATTAGAACAGGAGAATTTTAAAAACACGGGGATAATGGCCTATACTGCAAAATATGCTTCTGCATTTTATGGCCCTTTTCGAGATGCTCTAGATTCTGCTCCAGTAGATTTGGTAGATGTGCCAAAAGACAAAAAAACATATCAAATGGATTATGGTAACAGATTAGAAGCCATTAGAGAAACCCTTATAGATATTGAAGAAGGTGCAGATATTGTTATGGTAAAACCAGGATTATGCTATCTAGATATCGTTCGAGACATTAAAAATGAAGTCGATGTTCCTGTAGCTGTATATCAAGTTTCTGGAGAATATGCAATGCTTAAAGCTGCGGCAGAACGCGGATGGTTAGACCATGATGCGGTGATGATGGAGCAAGTTACATCTATCAAAAGAGCTGGCGCAGATATTATTGCAAGTTATTTTGCTAAGGATGTTGTGAAATTACTTTCGTAA
- a CDS encoding uroporphyrinogen-III synthase, protein MPIKSILSTKLLYKEYKAVLTKANIQLTEYDAIKIEFIDFDSEIIVENAIITSQNAAKAVIENKVVIKNCFCVGERTMKYLEENGQNVSKMKLYGSDLANYIVKYHKNDTFTFFCGNLRHDAIPNILQEHNISLKEIIVYHTLPAPEKIDHTFDAILFYSPSGVSSYLTENTITNETLFCIGKTTAEALPEHIKNIIVPTSPTIENLLQTVVKYSKK, encoded by the coding sequence ATGCCAATTAAATCTATTCTATCAACTAAATTGCTTTATAAGGAATATAAAGCAGTATTAACAAAGGCAAATATTCAGCTTACAGAATATGATGCGATAAAAATAGAATTCATAGACTTTGATTCTGAAATAATTGTTGAAAATGCTATAATTACAAGTCAGAATGCAGCAAAAGCCGTAATTGAAAACAAAGTTGTAATAAAAAACTGCTTTTGTGTTGGAGAACGCACAATGAAGTATCTTGAAGAAAATGGTCAAAATGTATCCAAAATGAAACTTTACGGATCTGATTTGGCTAATTACATCGTAAAATACCATAAAAATGATACGTTTACATTTTTCTGCGGAAATTTAAGACACGATGCAATACCAAATATATTACAAGAACATAACATTAGTTTAAAAGAGATTATAGTATATCATACATTACCTGCTCCAGAAAAAATTGATCATACATTTGATGCGATATTATTCTATAGCCCTAGTGGCGTTTCTAGCTATTTAACAGAAAACACAATTACAAACGAAACGCTATTTTGTATAGGAAAAACAACAGCAGAAGCACTACCTGAACACATTAAAAATATAATAGTACCCACTAGTCCTACTATAGAAAACTTACTACAAACAGTAGTTAAATACTCAAAAAAATAA
- a CDS encoding TrkH family potassium uptake protein encodes MKIKTLQNLYRFTDILILFFLIFDFGFSLNEEYKPFRIPVYTGITLLIITFNFIKLFQYNKSNPVRKTIKFNIGILITTLITATTVFYLNQHLPPVEQLMRPKVVFELGLFFYLLMRLTFFIKYIYKIYFNPAILFVGSFFILVLVGALLLMLPKVTVNGITFIDALFTSTSAICVTGLAVLDTGKDFTQLGQTVIIILIQMGGLGILTFTSFFAYFFKESSSFRESMYMKDYTSTENLQDVFKIAAQIVGFTLGIELLGTVFIYMSIDAISTIEDKIFFSIFHSISAFCNAGFSTSSSSFYDPALRYDYSLQWVLMLLIIIGGIGYSFIFNSYTYLKRRFLNLFRTKNKVTTTVRVFTLNSKITIVTTSILLTLGFVFFYFAEAQFSLQDHSTTFGKITTAMFSSVTPRTAGFNTVDYSQVATPSLLLVIFLMWIGASPGSTGGGIKTSTFAIATLNILATARGKKRIEINTREISSSTVNRAFSIIFISLLTIGTAILLLLFFEPEKDLLAIAFECFSAYSTSGLSVNLTPTLSDPSKYVIIVVMFVGRIGLLNLLFGMLGQVEQKFYQYPQENILIN; translated from the coding sequence ATGAAAATTAAAACGTTGCAAAACCTATATCGTTTTACAGATATTCTCATTTTATTTTTTTTAATTTTCGATTTCGGATTTAGTTTAAACGAAGAGTATAAACCCTTTAGAATCCCCGTTTATACTGGTATTACGTTACTAATTATTACTTTTAATTTTATTAAGCTTTTTCAATACAACAAAAGTAACCCGGTTAGGAAAACAATTAAATTTAATATCGGTATTTTAATTACCACACTTATTACTGCGACTACAGTTTTTTATTTAAATCAACATTTACCACCTGTAGAGCAACTCATGAGACCAAAAGTAGTCTTTGAATTGGGACTGTTTTTTTATCTTTTAATGCGTTTAACTTTTTTTATAAAGTACATTTATAAAATTTATTTTAACCCCGCTATTTTATTTGTTGGGAGCTTTTTTATTTTAGTTTTAGTTGGCGCATTATTACTTATGCTTCCTAAAGTTACAGTTAATGGTATAACATTCATAGATGCCTTATTTACCTCTACAAGTGCTATTTGTGTTACTGGACTTGCTGTCTTAGATACTGGTAAAGATTTTACCCAATTGGGGCAAACCGTAATTATTATTCTCATTCAAATGGGTGGTTTAGGGATATTAACATTTACATCGTTTTTCGCATATTTCTTTAAAGAAAGTTCGTCGTTTAGAGAAAGTATGTATATGAAAGATTATACATCTACAGAAAACTTACAAGATGTGTTTAAAATTGCAGCCCAAATTGTTGGATTTACTTTAGGTATTGAGCTTTTAGGAACAGTTTTTATTTACATGTCTATTGATGCTATAAGTACTATTGAAGATAAAATATTCTTTTCAATCTTTCATTCCATTTCAGCGTTTTGTAATGCAGGATTTTCAACATCTTCATCTAGTTTTTACGATCCTGCTTTAAGATACGATTACTCGCTACAATGGGTGCTTATGCTACTAATAATTATTGGTGGTATTGGGTATAGCTTTATATTTAACTCTTACACCTATTTAAAACGCAGGTTTTTAAATCTATTTAGAACAAAAAACAAAGTTACTACAACCGTTAGGGTGTTCACGTTAAATTCAAAAATTACAATTGTAACAACAAGCATTTTATTAACACTTGGATTTGTTTTTTTCTATTTTGCCGAAGCACAATTTAGCTTACAAGACCACAGTACTACATTTGGAAAAATAACCACAGCAATGTTCTCTTCTGTAACTCCAAGAACTGCAGGTTTTAATACTGTAGATTACAGTCAGGTCGCAACACCATCTTTATTACTAGTTATCTTTTTAATGTGGATTGGAGCTTCCCCAGGATCTACTGGAGGTGGTATAAAAACCAGTACGTTTGCTATTGCTACTTTAAATATATTAGCTACTGCAAGAGGAAAAAAACGAATAGAAATTAATACAAGAGAAATTTCTAGCAGCACTGTAAACCGTGCCTTTTCTATTATTTTCATCTCTTTATTAACTATAGGCACAGCAATACTATTACTCTTATTTTTTGAACCTGAAAAAGATTTATTAGCCATTGCTTTCGAATGTTTTTCTGCATATAGTACCTCAGGGTTAAGTGTAAACCTTACACCAACTTTAAGCGATCCAAGCAAATACGTAATTATTGTTGTTATGTTTGTTGGACGAATTGGATTGTTAAACTTGCTTTTTGGAATGCTTGGGCAAGTAGAACAAAAATTTTATCAATACCCACAAGAAAATATTTTAATAAACTAA
- a CDS encoding methylated-DNA--[protein]-cysteine S-methyltransferase: MDTCVINTPLGFTQIEGDTNGIISIKVLNYKAIPSKLIPDSLKSCAEQLQDYFEGNRTNFSIKQNPKGTDFQKKVWDALTKIPYGKTLSYLELSKQLGDVKAIRAVANANGKNPLWIVVPCHRVIGTDGSLTGYAGGLHRKQWLLNHESPVTQQSLF; this comes from the coding sequence ATGGATACTTGTGTTATAAACACGCCTTTAGGTTTTACACAAATTGAAGGAGATACTAATGGTATTATTTCTATAAAAGTTTTAAATTATAAAGCAATACCTTCCAAGCTTATTCCAGATTCGCTGAAAAGTTGTGCAGAACAATTGCAAGATTATTTTGAAGGTAATCGTACAAACTTCAGTATTAAACAAAACCCAAAAGGCACCGATTTTCAGAAAAAAGTATGGGACGCCTTAACTAAAATTCCTTACGGAAAAACACTCTCGTATTTAGAACTTTCTAAACAATTAGGCGATGTAAAAGCCATTCGTGCTGTAGCCAATGCAAATGGTAAAAATCCGCTTTGGATTGTTGTGCCTTGCCACCGTGTTATTGGTACAGACGGAAGCTTAACAGGCTATGCCGGAGGCTTACACCGCAAACAATGGTTGTTAAATCACGAAAGTCCGGTAACACAACAAAGCTTATTTTAA
- the hemE gene encoding uroporphyrinogen decarboxylase — translation MIKNDLYLRALKGETVERPPVWMMRQAGRYLPEFIAIREKYDFFTRCRTPELASEITVQPIRRYGMDAAILFSDILVIPQAMNIDVEMKPNFGPYLPNPVRDQKGVDNVIVPDVNVELDYVMQAIKATKELLNNDIPLIGFAGSPWTILCYVVQGQGSKNFDKAKEFCFTNPVAAHQLLQKITDTTIAYLKAKVVAGVNAVQIFDSWGGMLSPTDYKEFSWQYINQIIEALKDDAPVIAFGKGCWFALGDMAKSNAAALGIDWTCSAQNARYLTGGNITLQGNFDPSRLLSPPSEIKKMVHQMINEFGKDKYIVNLGHGILPNIPLDHAKAFIDAVKEYK, via the coding sequence ATGATTAAAAACGATTTATACTTAAGAGCTTTAAAAGGAGAAACGGTAGAACGTCCTCCAGTTTGGATGATGCGTCAAGCAGGACGCTACCTACCAGAATTTATTGCTATTCGCGAAAAATACGATTTCTTTACACGTTGCCGTACGCCAGAATTAGCTAGTGAAATTACCGTGCAACCCATACGCCGTTACGGTATGGATGCCGCAATTTTATTTAGCGACATCTTAGTTATTCCTCAAGCCATGAATATAGATGTGGAGATGAAACCTAATTTTGGTCCATATTTACCAAACCCTGTGCGCGACCAAAAAGGTGTAGATAACGTAATTGTACCCGATGTTAACGTCGAGTTAGATTATGTGATGCAAGCCATTAAAGCGACTAAAGAACTTCTTAACAACGACATTCCTTTAATTGGATTTGCAGGCTCGCCTTGGACCATTTTATGCTACGTAGTACAAGGTCAAGGCAGTAAAAATTTTGACAAAGCCAAAGAATTTTGTTTTACAAACCCAGTTGCTGCTCACCAATTACTACAAAAAATAACAGATACTACAATCGCCTATTTAAAAGCTAAAGTAGTTGCTGGTGTAAATGCTGTACAGATTTTTGATTCTTGGGGAGGCATGTTATCACCAACAGATTACAAAGAATTTTCTTGGCAATATATAAACCAAATTATTGAAGCCCTAAAAGACGATGCACCTGTAATTGCTTTTGGAAAAGGGTGCTGGTTTGCATTGGGAGATATGGCTAAAAGTAATGCCGCTGCATTAGGAATAGATTGGACATGTTCTGCACAAAATGCACGCTATTTAACCGGTGGAAACATAACGCTTCAAGGAAACTTCGATCCGTCTAGATTATTATCCCCGCCTTCTGAAATTAAAAAAATGGTACACCAAATGATTAATGAATTTGGTAAAGACAAATATATAGTAAACTTAGGGCACGGTATCTTACCTAACATTCCGTTAGATCATGCTAAAGCATTTATAGATGCCGTTAAAGAATATAAATAA
- the hemC gene encoding hydroxymethylbilane synthase, whose protein sequence is MHKTIRIGTRDSQLALWQAKTVQKRLEDLGYATEIIAVKSTGDLILDKPLYELGITGIFTKTLDVAMLNGTVDIAVHSMKDVPTLLPKGIVQSAVLERANVNDILVYKNLDFLETQGTIATGSLRRKAQWLNKYPNHTVEDLRGNVITRLQKLEDNNWDAAIFAKAGLERINVLPKQFIELDWMVPAPAQGAMVVVTLEKDKDITEAVSKLNDTHTDICTYVEREFLRILEAGCTAPIGGIATITNDTIAFTGVLLALDGSKKLSINKTDNLNNYKDFGKRCALELIEKGGKELMDSIKKEMNS, encoded by the coding sequence ATGCATAAAACTATTCGCATTGGTACAAGAGACAGTCAGTTGGCTCTTTGGCAAGCAAAAACAGTACAAAAACGTTTAGAAGATTTAGGGTATGCCACAGAAATTATTGCCGTTAAATCTACTGGAGATCTTATCCTAGATAAACCACTTTACGAATTAGGTATTACAGGTATATTTACTAAAACTTTAGATGTTGCTATGTTAAATGGCACCGTAGATATTGCTGTACATTCCATGAAAGACGTCCCAACCTTACTTCCAAAAGGGATCGTACAATCTGCTGTTTTAGAACGCGCCAATGTAAACGATATTTTGGTTTACAAAAACTTAGACTTTTTAGAAACGCAAGGCACAATAGCAACAGGAAGCTTAAGACGAAAAGCACAATGGTTAAACAAGTATCCAAATCATACTGTTGAAGATTTAAGAGGAAATGTTATTACACGTCTTCAAAAATTAGAAGACAACAATTGGGATGCGGCCATATTTGCTAAAGCTGGTTTAGAACGTATTAATGTTTTACCAAAACAATTTATTGAATTAGATTGGATGGTTCCTGCTCCTGCACAAGGTGCCATGGTAGTTGTGACTTTAGAAAAAGATAAAGACATCACAGAAGCAGTCTCAAAACTAAACGACACACATACAGATATTTGCACATACGTAGAACGTGAATTTTTACGTATATTAGAAGCAGGTTGTACTGCACCAATAGGTGGTATTGCAACAATTACTAATGATACTATTGCATTTACTGGTGTTTTATTAGCCTTAGACGGCAGTAAAAAACTAAGCATAAACAAAACCGATAATTTGAATAACTATAAAGATTTTGGAAAACGCTGTGCCTTAGAACTCATTGAAAAAGGCGGAAAAGAACTTATGGATTCTATCAAAAAGGAAATGAATTCATAA
- a CDS encoding potassium channel family protein, translating to MKVIIFGLGNFGMSLALSLTETGNEVVGIDKNMEKVNIVKDKIAHSICLDSTNELAYQSLPVKQTDIAVVAIGENEGAAIITTAILKKLTTAKVISRSLSPIHDTVLQAMGITSIVHPEQEAALKLTNKINLKNIVDSFKIDEKYSISEIKTPSEFVGKSISSLDFRSKQKLNIITILRKKEKINLIGNTTFIKEVIGIPGANTIIQEGDILVVFGLNDDISKICHKN from the coding sequence ATGAAAGTCATTATTTTTGGTCTCGGAAATTTCGGAATGTCACTTGCTTTAAGCCTTACAGAAACAGGTAACGAGGTTGTAGGAATTGACAAAAACATGGAAAAAGTAAATATTGTAAAAGATAAAATTGCTCATAGTATTTGCTTAGATTCAACCAACGAATTAGCTTACCAGTCACTTCCTGTAAAACAAACAGATATTGCTGTAGTTGCTATAGGCGAAAATGAAGGCGCAGCAATTATTACCACAGCTATTTTAAAAAAGTTAACAACAGCTAAAGTTATTAGCCGTTCTCTATCTCCAATTCACGATACAGTTTTACAAGCAATGGGTATAACATCTATAGTCCATCCAGAGCAAGAAGCAGCATTAAAACTTACAAATAAAATCAACCTTAAAAATATAGTAGATAGCTTTAAAATAGACGAAAAATATTCTATTTCAGAAATAAAAACACCTTCAGAATTTGTTGGAAAATCAATATCTAGTTTAGATTTTAGATCCAAACAAAAATTAAATATCATTACTATTCTTCGTAAAAAAGAAAAAATAAATTTAATAGGGAATACCACATTTATCAAAGAAGTTATAGGTATACCTGGAGCAAATACCATCATTCAAGAAGGAGACATTTTAGTTGTTTTTGGACTCAATGATGATATCTCTAAAATTTGTCATAAAAATTAA
- a CDS encoding GNAT family N-acetyltransferase translates to MHNKSFYISNLELSDAPHLHKFMMDNVKRFVSYLPYTLAKNLNVEASEAYIIAQQQKREHKHEYTFTLKDVTTNAIFALVILKDIDWLKKIGEFAYCIDKHKENKGIMSLAITKFSQYAFTKLQLNTLHIISHKSNIASIKVAKKAGFTWTKTLKNEYAPPNAPTQDMELYELQCKR, encoded by the coding sequence ATGCACAATAAATCGTTTTACATCTCTAATTTAGAACTATCAGATGCTCCTCATCTTCATAAATTTATGATGGATAATGTAAAGCGATTTGTTTCTTATTTACCGTATACACTTGCTAAAAATTTAAATGTTGAAGCTTCAGAGGCCTATATAATTGCCCAACAACAAAAAAGAGAGCATAAACACGAATATACTTTCACGCTAAAAGATGTTACTACAAATGCCATTTTTGCGCTTGTTATTTTAAAGGATATCGATTGGCTAAAAAAGATAGGTGAGTTTGCCTATTGTATTGATAAACATAAGGAAAACAAAGGCATAATGTCTTTGGCTATTACTAAATTTTCTCAGTATGCGTTTACTAAATTACAATTAAACACACTTCACATTATTTCCCATAAATCTAATATTGCAAGTATAAAAGTTGCTAAAAAAGCAGGATTTACATGGACAAAGACTCTGAAAAACGAATATGCGCCACCAAACGCACCAACTCAAGATATGGAATTATATGAATTACAGTGTAAAAGATAA
- a CDS encoding CNNM domain-containing protein, with translation MGALIFWATISIFFSFLCSILEAVFLSVTPTFINVKKNEGKDYATTLENLKKDVDKPLIAILTLNTIAHTLGAMMVGIQAESLPYKFEIFGINTVGLVSAIMTFLILVVSEIIPKTIGAKYWQGLANFTSKALTILIFPLKYTGILWLLQLTTKLIGGKGHGSVLSREDFHAMADMATQEGVFQESESKILKNLLTFKDILAKHIMTPRTVMKTANDNTTVQDFFKANSNIRFSRIPVYTDSPDNITGLVLKDEIFKEMALGNGTKTLKDLKRDIIIIERNIAIPTLFEQLVESKNHMALVVDEYGSVSGIVTMEDVIETLLGLEIMDESDHVANLQALARKSWEVRAKRLGLINDSLEEN, from the coding sequence ATGGGAGCACTCATCTTTTGGGCAACAATTTCTATCTTTTTTTCGTTTTTATGTTCTATACTCGAAGCTGTATTTTTAAGTGTCACACCAACATTTATAAATGTTAAAAAAAATGAAGGAAAAGACTATGCTACCACTTTAGAAAATTTAAAAAAAGATGTAGATAAGCCGCTTATTGCAATCTTAACATTAAACACCATTGCACATACTTTAGGTGCAATGATGGTAGGTATTCAGGCGGAAAGCTTACCGTATAAATTTGAAATTTTTGGCATCAATACTGTAGGATTAGTTTCTGCAATCATGACGTTTTTAATACTTGTGGTTTCAGAAATTATTCCTAAAACTATAGGTGCAAAATACTGGCAAGGGTTAGCTAATTTCACATCAAAAGCACTTACCATTTTAATATTCCCTTTAAAATATACAGGTATATTATGGCTGCTTCAACTCACTACAAAACTTATAGGAGGCAAAGGCCATGGTAGTGTACTTAGTCGGGAAGATTTTCATGCCATGGCAGATATGGCCACTCAAGAAGGTGTATTTCAAGAATCTGAAAGTAAAATTTTAAAAAATTTATTAACCTTTAAAGATATACTTGCCAAACACATTATGACACCAAGAACGGTGATGAAAACAGCAAACGATAACACTACTGTTCAAGATTTTTTTAAAGCCAACTCAAATATTCGCTTTTCAAGAATACCTGTATACACAGATAGCCCAGATAATATTACAGGACTTGTATTAAAAGATGAAATCTTTAAAGAAATGGCACTTGGTAATGGCACAAAAACACTTAAAGATTTAAAACGAGACATTATTATAATAGAACGTAATATTGCAATTCCTACACTTTTTGAACAGCTTGTAGAAAGCAAAAATCACATGGCTCTGGTGGTAGATGAATACGGTTCTGTAAGTGGTATTGTAACCATGGAAGATGTTATTGAAACACTTTTAGGCCTTGAAATTATGGATGAAAGTGACCATGTTGCAAACCTTCAGGCTTTAGCTAGAAAAAGCTGGGAAGTACGTGCCAAACGCCTTGGCTTAATTAATGACTCTCTAGAAGAAAATTAA
- the hemF gene encoding oxygen-dependent coproporphyrinogen oxidase produces MNYSVKDKFYQYILGLQDTITTALEAMDGKAKFQEDIWKRPEGGGGRTRVIENGAVFEKGGVNISGVHGELPESMQNYFGVKDANFFACGLSLVLHPKNPMVPTVHANWRYFEMYNQDGNIVDQWFGGGQDLTPYYLFNEDAIHFHTTCKTACDKHHADFYKIYKEKCDTYFWNAHRNEARGIGGLFFDYCKATDNMNMDEWYNFTTEVGNSFLESYVPIVKKRKDLPFTEAQRTWQEIRRGRYVEFNLVHDKGTLFGLKTNGRIESILMSLPPHVQWVYNHDPEAGSEEEKLISILQNPVNWI; encoded by the coding sequence ATGAATTACAGTGTAAAAGATAAATTTTATCAATATATATTAGGACTACAAGACACAATTACCACCGCATTAGAAGCTATGGATGGTAAAGCCAAATTTCAAGAAGACATTTGGAAACGTCCTGAAGGTGGCGGTGGAAGAACACGTGTTATAGAAAACGGTGCTGTTTTCGAAAAAGGAGGTGTAAATATTTCTGGCGTTCATGGCGAACTTCCTGAAAGTATGCAAAATTACTTTGGTGTTAAAGATGCCAATTTCTTTGCTTGCGGGCTAAGCTTAGTCTTACATCCTAAAAATCCAATGGTACCTACAGTACATGCCAATTGGCGTTACTTTGAAATGTACAACCAAGACGGAAACATCGTGGACCAATGGTTTGGTGGCGGACAAGACTTAACACCTTACTATCTTTTTAATGAAGACGCTATTCATTTCCACACCACTTGTAAAACAGCTTGCGATAAACACCATGCCGATTTTTACAAGATATACAAAGAGAAATGCGATACCTATTTCTGGAATGCACACCGAAATGAAGCACGAGGAATTGGCGGCTTATTCTTTGATTATTGTAAGGCTACCGACAATATGAATATGGATGAATGGTACAATTTTACTACCGAAGTTGGCAATAGCTTTCTAGAAAGTTATGTGCCAATTGTAAAAAAACGTAAAGATTTACCCTTTACTGAAGCGCAACGTACTTGGCAAGAAATTCGTCGTGGGCGTTATGTAGAATTTAATTTAGTACACGATAAAGGCACCTTATTCGGTCTTAAAACCAATGGTCGTATAGAAAGTATTCTAATGAGCTTACCGCCACACGTACAGTGGGTATATAATCATGATCCTGAGGCCGGTAGTGAAGAAGAAAAGTTGATAAGCATACTACAAAACCCTGTAAATTGGATTTAA
- a CDS encoding serine hydrolase domain-containing protein gives MKILLKLFKFIVLLCGLLIVLLYIFDYDYILKAVRITYGTGHKTAYLEDYKKFDNRVIAHSAPQPWNIHNNYNKATITDSLERTNIANKTIAYLIIKNDSIWFEKYYDGFNKTSKTNSFSMSKSIVSAMLGKAIMEGKIKSLDQKVSDYFPEFKKELSTNLTVGDLSSMASGLDWDESYYSPFSVTTRAYFDENIAPVILNMKGIETPGTSYKYLSGNTQLLGMVIEKATGQTMSGYLSEEFWKPMGFESDALWQLDSEQHGLEKAYCCIASNARDFARFGKLYKDQGNWNGEQILDSAFIQKSITPRFPNSPEYGYGWWLKNIGDKHFFMMRGHLGQYVIVEPEDNIIIVRLGHTKGPKGDGGTFSKDIFTYIEEGYNMLNE, from the coding sequence ATGAAAATTCTACTCAAACTTTTTAAGTTTATAGTCCTATTATGTGGCTTACTTATAGTTTTACTATATATATTCGATTACGATTATATTTTAAAAGCTGTACGTATAACCTATGGTACCGGACACAAAACTGCATATTTAGAAGATTATAAAAAATTTGATAATCGAGTTATAGCTCACAGTGCACCACAACCTTGGAATATTCATAACAACTACAATAAAGCTACCATTACAGATAGTTTAGAACGCACTAATATTGCAAACAAAACTATTGCTTACCTTATTATAAAAAACGATAGTATTTGGTTTGAAAAATATTATGATGGTTTTAATAAGACCTCTAAAACCAATTCGTTTTCAATGTCAAAAAGTATCGTTTCGGCTATGCTTGGTAAAGCCATTATGGAAGGTAAAATAAAAAGTTTAGACCAAAAGGTAAGCGATTATTTCCCAGAATTTAAAAAGGAATTATCCACAAACTTAACTGTTGGCGATTTATCGTCTATGGCATCTGGATTAGATTGGGACGAATCTTACTATTCTCCTTTTTCTGTAACTACTCGCGCTTATTTTGATGAAAACATAGCTCCTGTGATTCTAAATATGAAAGGTATAGAAACACCTGGAACATCTTACAAATACCTTAGCGGAAACACCCAATTACTAGGTATGGTTATAGAAAAAGCTACCGGACAAACCATGTCTGGCTATTTAAGTGAAGAATTCTGGAAACCCATGGGTTTTGAAAGTGATGCCCTATGGCAACTAGATAGTGAACAACACGGCTTAGAGAAAGCATACTGCTGCATTGCGAGTAACGCAAGAGATTTTGCTCGTTTTGGAAAACTATATAAAGACCAAGGAAACTGGAATGGAGAACAAATTTTAGATTCCGCATTTATACAAAAATCTATAACTCCACGTTTTCCCAATAGTCCAGAATATGGTTACGGTTGGTGGTTAAAAAATATAGGAGATAAACATTTTTTTATGATGCGTGGTCACCTGGGCCAATATGTAATTGTAGAACCTGAAGACAATATTATAATAGTACGCTTAGGGCATACAAAAGGACCTAAAGGAGATGGCGGCACTTTTTCTAAAGACATTTTTACGTATATTGAAGAAGGATATAATATGTTAAATGAATGA